From one Bombyx mori chromosome 5, ASM3026992v2 genomic stretch:
- the LOC100141506 gene encoding heat shock protein 25.4 precursor, with protein MIALVLCGLLAAVSAAPQYYHGSSHWPYHHYDPFSPYVRESMLDTHSLWSNLANEMQHLDNMMKELSLKFPSIINEGRVEGDKYQISIHLPGYEQKDINVKAKNGVLMVQANSAFNHYLKIQNLPWDVNSEGSWVYEKDVLKITFPLKQKQPEDSKRPVAEPTETTSTNVSREEMEFTTESNVRDVDVGLETAQKTNEIAKAVEATTYAVNIRDDAEFLPIPY; from the coding sequence ATGATCGCCTTAGTGTTGTGCGGACTGCTGGCGGCGGTCTCGGCCGCGCCACAGTACTACCATGGCTCGTCACATTGGCCGTATCACCATTACGACCCCTTCAGTCCTTACGTTCGGGAAAGCATGTTGGACACACATTCGCTTTGGTCCAACCTTGCCAACGAAATGCAACACTTGGACAACATGATGAAGGAGCTGTCGTTGAAGTTCCCCAGCATTATAAACGAAGGACGCGTGGAAGGCGACAAGTATCAGATATCTATTCACCTGCCTGGTTACGAACAGAAAGACATCAACGTGAAAGCGAAAAATGGAGTGCTGATGGTGCAGGCTAACAGTGCTTTTAATCATTACTTGAAAATACAGAACCTTCCCTGGGATGTGAATTCCGAAGGCAGCTGGGTTTACGAGAAAGACGTGTTGAAAATCACCTTCCCGCTGAAGCAAAAGCAGCCAGAGGATAGCAAGAGGCCAGTTGCAGAGCCCACTGAGACGACCTCTACGAATGTAAGTCGTGAAGAGATGGAGTTCACCACCGAGAGCAACGTGCGGGACGTTGACGTCGGCTTGGAGACAGCCCAGAAGACCAATGAGATCGCGAAAGCTGTAGAAGCGACCACGTACGCTGTCAACATCAGAGACGATGCGGAGTTCTTGCCGATTCCATATTAA